The following are from one region of the Arcobacter defluvii genome:
- a CDS encoding VOC family protein — protein sequence MIKINRLDHLVLTVKNIDKTVEFYTNVLGMEKEIFKGTRVALKFGNQKINLHLLGSEFEPKAFNVKAGSADLCFIIETPLREAKNHIESLGIEIEEGIVSRTGANGEIKSIYVRDPDKNLIELSNYKSK from the coding sequence ATGATAAAAATAAATAGATTAGACCACTTAGTTTTAACTGTAAAAAATATAGATAAAACAGTAGAGTTTTATACAAATGTTTTGGGTATGGAAAAAGAGATTTTCAAAGGTACAAGAGTTGCTTTAAAATTTGGCAATCAGAAAATTAATCTACATCTATTAGGAAGCGAATTTGAGCCAAAAGCATTTAATGTTAAAGCTGGTAGTGCTGATTTGTGTTTCATAATAGAAACACCTTTACGTGAAGCAAAAAATCATATAGAGAGTTTAGGTATAGAAATTGAAGAAGGAATTGTAAGTAGAACAGGAGCTAATGGCGAAATAAAATCTATTTATGTAAGAGATCCAGATAAGAATTTAATAGAATTATCAAACTATAAAAGCAAGTAA
- a CDS encoding dienelactone hydrolase family protein: MKKFVLSMVTLVSLAFADGNITYKIDGKDYEGYYVSASKNAPLVYMVHDWDGITDYEIKRASMLKDLGYSVFAVDLYGKGIRPTELADKKAMTKSLYDNREEMRKRLNAGFEEAKKLGLNTTNSLGMGYCFGGSSILEMARSGADLKAFVPFHGNLATPVGEDYKNTKGKIVVFHGSADMVVPFSEFADLAVELEKTGLNHEMITYSGAPHAFTVFGAKSYREDADKKSWKRFTEVLEETLK; encoded by the coding sequence ATGAAAAAATTTGTTTTATCTATGGTTACTTTAGTTTCACTTGCTTTTGCAGATGGAAATATTACTTATAAAATTGATGGAAAAGATTATGAAGGCTACTATGTAAGTGCATCAAAAAATGCACCATTAGTTTATATGGTTCATGATTGGGATGGAATTACTGATTATGAAATAAAAAGAGCTTCTATGTTAAAAGATTTAGGTTATTCAGTTTTTGCAGTTGATTTATATGGAAAAGGTATTCGTCCAACTGAACTTGCAGATAAAAAAGCAATGACAAAATCTTTATATGATAATAGAGAAGAGATGAGAAAAAGACTAAATGCTGGATTTGAAGAGGCGAAAAAACTAGGTCTTAATACAACGAATTCATTAGGAATGGGTTATTGTTTTGGTGGAAGTTCTATTTTAGAGATGGCAAGAAGTGGAGCTGATTTAAAAGCATTTGTTCCTTTTCATGGAAATTTAGCAACACCAGTAGGAGAAGACTATAAAAATACTAAAGGAAAAATTGTAGTTTTCCATGGAAGTGCAGATATGGTTGTGCCTTTTAGTGAATTTGCTGATTTAGCAGTAGAACTAGAAAAAACTGGACTTAACCATGAAATGATAACTTATAGTGGAGCACCTCATGCCTTTACAGTATTTGGAGCAAAAAGTTATAGGGAAGATGCAGATAAAAAATCTTGGAAAAGATTTACAGAAGTTTTAGAAGAAACTTTAAAATAA
- a CDS encoding CYTH domain-containing protein — MALEIERKYLVDFEKLGTLENGNRIKQGYLSTNKDAVVRVRVKNDKAYLTIKGSNIGATRLEFEYEIPVDEANEMLDKLCQKPVIDKTRYLIDYENHTFELDIFYGDNDGLVVAEVELLDENETIKLPSWIKEEVTSDERYYNSNLMKNPYKNWKK, encoded by the coding sequence ATGGCCTTAGAAATAGAAAGAAAATACCTTGTAGATTTTGAAAAACTTGGAACTTTAGAAAATGGAAATAGAATAAAACAAGGTTATTTATCAACAAATAAAGATGCAGTTGTTCGAGTGCGAGTAAAAAATGATAAAGCATATTTAACTATAAAAGGTTCAAATATTGGAGCAACTAGATTGGAGTTTGAATATGAAATACCAGTAGATGAAGCAAATGAGATGCTTGATAAACTTTGTCAAAAGCCAGTTATTGATAAAACAAGATATTTGATAGATTATGAAAATCATACTTTTGAACTTGATATTTTTTATGGTGACAATGATGGTTTAGTTGTTGCAGAAGTTGAGCTTTTAGATGAAAATGAAACTATCAAACTTCCTTCTTGGATAAAAGAAGAAGTTACATCGGATGAAAGATATTACAACTCAAATTTGATGAAAAATCCATATAAAAACTGGAAGAAATAA
- the hcp gene encoding hydroxylamine reductase: MSMFCYQCEMSQKGGCGSTGATVGTCGKDENLSRLQDIMIFGLKGLSAYREHLNTFKPELTKEIDDVMSETLYFTLTNVNFNFNDHINQLMKVGSAGVKVMNLLGEAHTNRFGIPTPVRVPQNKVEGKAILVSGHDLEFFEKLLIATKDKGINVYTHSEMLPAHGYPELRKFKHLKGNVGKAWFDQAKLMEKFTGTFVVNTNCIVPPKKNCSYIDRVFTHKIVGIEGSTPIENYDFTGLIERTLACPDANGIDLNEETTLVTGHNYKTVLTLAPQILKAIEERKIKQFFVVAGCDAPGKPGEYYRELTQNLPKDTVILTSSCGKFRFNDIDFGEIEGTGIPRYLDLGQCNDSYGAVEIAKALSDALKTPINDLPVSIVLSWMEQKAVIILLALFSLGVKNIYLGPKPPQFVNEDIFNFLAENFNLTLTTNVKDDLKKLLIA, encoded by the coding sequence ATGAGTATGTTTTGTTATCAATGTGAAATGAGTCAAAAAGGTGGTTGTGGAAGTACAGGAGCAACAGTTGGAACTTGTGGAAAAGATGAAAATCTTTCAAGGCTTCAAGATATTATGATTTTTGGTTTAAAAGGTCTTAGTGCATATAGAGAACATCTAAACACTTTTAAACCAGAACTTACAAAAGAGATAGATGATGTTATGAGTGAAACTTTATACTTTACTCTTACAAATGTAAATTTCAATTTTAATGACCATATAAATCAACTAATGAAAGTTGGAAGTGCTGGAGTTAAAGTTATGAATTTATTAGGTGAAGCACATACAAATAGATTTGGTATTCCAACACCTGTTAGAGTTCCTCAAAATAAAGTTGAAGGAAAAGCTATTTTAGTTTCTGGACATGATTTAGAGTTTTTTGAAAAACTATTAATTGCAACTAAAGATAAAGGTATAAATGTATATACACATTCTGAAATGTTACCAGCTCACGGTTATCCAGAACTAAGAAAGTTCAAACACCTAAAAGGAAATGTAGGAAAAGCATGGTTTGACCAAGCAAAACTAATGGAGAAATTTACAGGAACATTTGTAGTAAATACAAATTGTATTGTTCCTCCTAAAAAGAATTGTTCTTATATTGATAGAGTATTTACACATAAAATTGTTGGAATTGAAGGTTCAACTCCTATTGAAAATTATGATTTTACTGGGTTAATCGAAAGAACTTTAGCTTGTCCTGATGCGAATGGAATTGATTTAAATGAAGAAACAACACTTGTAACAGGTCACAACTATAAAACTGTTCTAACACTAGCTCCTCAAATTTTAAAAGCGATAGAAGAGAGAAAAATCAAACAATTTTTTGTAGTTGCAGGTTGTGATGCGCCAGGGAAACCAGGAGAATATTATAGAGAATTAACTCAAAACTTACCAAAAGATACTGTGATTTTAACTTCATCTTGTGGGAAATTTAGATTTAACGATATTGATTTTGGAGAGATTGAAGGAACTGGAATTCCAAGATATTTAGACTTAGGACAATGTAATGACTCTTATGGTGCAGTAGAAATTGCTAAAGCTTTAAGTGATGCACTTAAAACTCCAATCAATGATTTACCAGTATCAATCGTTTTATCATGGATGGAACAAAAAGCTGTAATTATTTTACTTGCACTATTCTCTTTAGGTGTAAAAAATATCTATCTTGGACCAAAACCTCCACAATTTGTAAATGAAGATATTTTTAACTTTTTAGCTGAAAATTTCAACCTTACACTTACAACAAATGTAAAAGATGATTTGAAAAAACTTCTTATTGCATAA
- a CDS encoding OmpA family protein — MSLLRKIFFLLVCFLLLNVFSIYGFDYNDYFSKKTNSTSIKEDTFTDDLISFKDKIFNLFGEKEEDKPANFVLEKKSGVIEMSGLFANQEDASKVADFLNVNREGDYKFEDNRVLDENVLESVSPLIIPFKDFFSDNSKITVVDNEITLSGELKDSNYKDLLETLISRLNIDLKTDIRLPNAIVQNDTPKKEEIISENTTNTVQNETNNEIKVQNEQTSNQVSTKEDVQLLINNLLQTRKITFERRSTTLTEDSKLVIQDISKILIDNPTLKVEVAGHTDSRGKDELNKQISQDRANSVKEFLVSLGVSKDKITAIGYGEEFPIAKDDENGLSEINRRVEFNILGD; from the coding sequence ATGTCTCTTCTGCGAAAAATATTTTTTTTACTTGTGTGTTTTCTTCTTTTGAATGTTTTCTCAATTTATGGTTTTGATTACAATGATTATTTTAGTAAAAAAACAAATTCAACTTCTATAAAAGAGGATACTTTTACAGATGATTTAATATCTTTTAAAGATAAAATCTTCAATTTATTCGGTGAAAAAGAAGAGGATAAACCAGCAAATTTTGTACTTGAAAAAAAATCTGGTGTTATTGAAATGAGTGGTTTGTTTGCAAATCAAGAAGATGCATCAAAAGTAGCTGATTTTTTAAATGTAAATAGAGAAGGTGATTATAAATTTGAAGATAATAGAGTTTTAGATGAAAATGTATTAGAAAGTGTTTCACCATTAATAATACCATTTAAAGATTTTTTCTCGGATAATTCAAAAATTACTGTAGTTGATAATGAAATTACTTTATCTGGTGAGTTGAAAGATTCAAATTATAAAGACTTATTAGAAACTCTTATTTCAAGATTAAATATAGATTTAAAAACAGATATTAGACTTCCAAATGCAATTGTTCAAAATGATACTCCTAAAAAAGAAGAAATAATTTCAGAAAACACTACAAATACTGTACAAAATGAAACAAATAATGAAATTAAAGTACAAAATGAACAGACTTCTAATCAAGTTTCAACAAAAGAAGATGTACAATTATTAATAAATAATCTTTTACAAACTAGAAAGATTACTTTTGAAAGAAGAAGTACAACTTTAACAGAAGATTCTAAATTGGTAATTCAAGATATCTCAAAAATATTAATTGATAATCCAACTTTAAAAGTTGAAGTAGCAGGTCATACGGATTCAAGAGGAAAAGATGAACTTAATAAACAAATTTCTCAAGATAGAGCAAATAGTGTAAAAGAATTTCTTGTTTCTTTAGGTGTTTCAAAAGACAAAATTACTGCTATTGGATATGGTGAAGAATTTCCTATTGCAAAAGATGATGAAAATGGTTTGTCAGAGATAAATAGAAGAGTTGAATTTAATATTTTAGGAGATTAA
- a CDS encoding YhdH/YhfP family quinone oxidoreductase encodes MKAFVVEKIADKEFTTEIKELPIPKCKENEIVIKVSYSSLNYKDALSSVGNPGVTRKFPHITGIDVAGTVYESTSTIFKVGERVLVTGYDMGMNTDGGHAEYVKVPASWVARIPDSITDKEIMTFGTAGLTAALSINELISNGVKAESGDILVTGATGGVGSITVSILSKLGYNVTALSGKKEKAEYLKRIGANEVISREEFLDSSNKPLLSEKYAGVIDTVGGEILAQALKQIKYDGVATCCGLTSSHELNTNVFPFILRGVRLIGIDSVECKLEKKQAAWEKLASRWKINTLSNITNEITLNEIKEAYEHLLSGKAVGRYVVKIKE; translated from the coding sequence ATGAAAGCTTTTGTAGTTGAAAAGATTGCAGATAAAGAATTTACAACAGAAATTAAAGAGTTACCTATTCCTAAATGTAAAGAAAATGAAATTGTTATAAAAGTAAGTTACTCTTCACTAAATTATAAAGATGCATTAAGTTCAGTTGGAAATCCAGGAGTTACAAGAAAGTTTCCTCACATAACAGGAATTGATGTTGCAGGAACTGTATATGAATCAACATCTACAATATTTAAAGTTGGTGAAAGAGTTTTAGTAACTGGTTATGATATGGGAATGAATACAGATGGTGGACATGCTGAATATGTAAAAGTTCCAGCTTCTTGGGTTGCTAGAATTCCTGATTCCATCACTGATAAAGAGATAATGACTTTTGGAACAGCTGGATTAACAGCAGCATTAAGTATTAATGAACTTATTTCAAATGGTGTAAAAGCTGAATCTGGAGATATTTTAGTAACTGGCGCAACAGGTGGAGTTGGTTCAATTACTGTTTCTATATTAAGTAAATTAGGTTATAACGTAACAGCACTTTCTGGGAAAAAAGAGAAAGCTGAATACTTAAAAAGAATTGGAGCAAATGAAGTTATATCAAGAGAAGAATTTCTTGATTCATCTAATAAACCATTATTAAGCGAAAAATATGCAGGTGTAATTGATACTGTTGGTGGTGAAATTTTAGCACAAGCATTAAAACAAATAAAATATGATGGAGTAGCAACTTGTTGTGGATTAACATCTTCTCATGAGCTAAATACAAATGTATTTCCATTTATTTTAAGAGGTGTTAGATTAATTGGTATTGATTCAGTTGAGTGTAAATTAGAGAAAAAACAAGCTGCTTGGGAAAAACTTGCAAGTAGATGGAAAATAAATACTTTAAGTAATATAACAAATGAAATAACATTAAACGAAATAAAAGAGGCTTATGAACATTTATTGTCAGGAAAAGCAGTAGGAAGATATGTAGTAAAAATAAAAGAGTAG
- a CDS encoding winged helix-turn-helix transcriptional regulator → MNKKIENENFDKDFKCPVETAIDVLAGKWKILIIWYLRDEKKRFSELQKLLPNATQKMLIQKLRELEMDGLVHREVYPVVPPKVEYSLTEYGKTLKPIIKQLYLWGDTHKKLNS, encoded by the coding sequence ATGAATAAAAAAATTGAAAATGAAAATTTTGATAAAGATTTTAAATGTCCCGTAGAAACAGCTATTGACGTGTTAGCAGGAAAGTGGAAGATATTAATTATTTGGTATTTAAGGGATGAAAAAAAACGATTTAGTGAACTTCAAAAATTATTACCAAATGCAACTCAAAAGATGTTAATACAAAAATTAAGAGAGTTAGAAATGGATGGTTTAGTTCATAGAGAAGTTTATCCGGTTGTTCCTCCCAAAGTTGAATACTCTTTAACTGAATATGGAAAAACATTAAAACCAATTATAAAACAGCTTTACCTTTGGGGCGATACTCATAAAAAATTAAATAGTTAA
- a CDS encoding ABC transporter permease gives MKTISLLNLLYALIPLSLVYIYYVRLTNNKTEIIYATFRMVIQLLGVGYLLIYIFEEKNIVIGSFILLFMILISTFISIRNTSNKTSTHFINIFLSILLSGVFHLILIIYFILDFDTFYEPRYVIPIAGMIFANSMNVLSLCIERFEKELIRNDSFEKSKAIAFKSAMIPQINSFLAVGLVTLPGMMTGQILSGIDPLIAVRYQIMIMSTILSSAGLSMMIYFALKKN, from the coding sequence ATGAAAACAATATCACTTTTAAATCTTTTATATGCACTAATACCTTTGAGTTTAGTATATATTTACTATGTTAGATTAACAAACAACAAAACAGAAATAATTTATGCAACATTTAGAATGGTTATTCAACTTTTAGGTGTTGGTTATTTACTAATTTATATATTTGAAGAAAAAAATATTGTTATAGGAAGTTTTATACTTCTATTTATGATATTGATTTCAACATTTATTAGTATCAGAAATACGTCAAATAAAACATCAACTCACTTTATAAATATTTTTCTTTCTATATTACTATCAGGAGTTTTTCATCTAATTCTAATAATTTATTTTATTCTAGATTTTGATACATTTTATGAACCAAGATATGTTATTCCAATTGCAGGGATGATATTTGCAAATTCTATGAATGTTTTGTCACTGTGCATAGAAAGATTTGAAAAAGAACTAATAAGAAATGATTCATTTGAGAAGTCAAAAGCAATAGCTTTTAAATCAGCGATGATTCCTCAAATAAACTCTTTTTTAGCAGTTGGATTAGTTACACTTCCAGGAATGATGACAGGACAAATACTATCAGGAATTGACCCATTAATTGCAGTTAGATATCAAATAATGATAATGAGTACTATACTTTCAAGTGCAGGTTTATCAATGATGATATATTTTGCACTTAAAAAGAATTAA
- a CDS encoding energy transducer TonB — MNRIIILISFSFVLVIHLLLLYFYKNSQILKPYTKENSSVQIQLTKISKVEKEQEKQQPQQEQTIVKKEIPKIPQKEPLKKSENVKNIEKQKVIEKQETIKEETVTTKTEEKNITQENITKKDSTIDEINENVNKEIEALIDDYGKKLRDEINKNKNYPTISKKLKEQGKVIVRFRVLKNGLFDDISILISSNKERLDNAALNALYDTKKYLPYDNRIKKEFIEYNLPLEFVLN; from the coding sequence ATGAATAGAATAATAATTCTAATATCTTTTTCTTTTGTATTAGTTATCCACCTTTTACTCCTATATTTTTACAAAAATTCTCAAATTCTAAAACCATATACAAAAGAAAATTCTAGTGTACAAATTCAACTAACTAAAATATCAAAAGTTGAAAAAGAACAAGAAAAACAACAACCCCAACAAGAACAAACAATAGTTAAAAAAGAGATACCAAAAATTCCTCAAAAAGAACCATTGAAAAAAAGTGAAAATGTTAAAAATATTGAAAAACAAAAGGTTATTGAAAAACAAGAAACAATAAAAGAAGAAACAGTTACAACAAAAACTGAAGAAAAAAATATAACACAAGAAAACATCACTAAAAAAGATTCAACAATAGATGAAATTAATGAAAATGTAAATAAAGAGATTGAAGCATTAATTGATGATTATGGAAAAAAACTCAGAGATGAAATAAATAAAAATAAAAACTATCCAACTATTTCAAAAAAGTTAAAAGAACAAGGTAAAGTAATAGTGCGTTTTAGAGTGCTCAAAAATGGATTATTTGATGATATTAGTATTTTGATATCAAGTAATAAAGAAAGACTTGATAATGCAGCTTTAAATGCTTTATATGACACAAAAAAATATTTGCCCTATGACAATAGAATAAAAAAAGAGTTTATTGAATACAATTTACCTTTGGAGTTCGTACTAAATTAA
- a CDS encoding NAD(P)H-dependent glycerol-3-phosphate dehydrogenase: MNQGSIAVIGAGKWGQALHFALSQKQKCLISSRSKREIENFVDLETAMDCEYLVIAIPAQEIRGWLKENFVFKGQKILVASKGIEAKTGEFLNEIYSNFVPDKNIGFISGPSFAAEVIKGLPCALVINSKSKKLYKSFQPFFPNFIKTYFSADVIGAEIAGAYKNVLAIASGICEGLQLGKNAQASLIARGLVEMQRFGKYFGAKKSSFLGLSGAGDLFLTANSTMSRNFRVGLGLSQNKKLEDILKELGEVAEGVKTADAIHNLSKKYSIYTPIANEVKLILDGKNPKDSLKDLLKN; the protein is encoded by the coding sequence ATGAATCAAGGGTCTATTGCAGTAATTGGTGCAGGTAAGTGGGGACAAGCTCTTCATTTTGCACTAAGCCAAAAACAAAAATGCCTAATATCTTCAAGAAGTAAAAGAGAAATAGAAAATTTTGTTGATTTAGAAACTGCAATGGATTGCGAATATTTAGTAATCGCCATTCCTGCTCAAGAGATTAGAGGTTGGTTAAAAGAGAATTTTGTTTTTAAAGGACAAAAAATTTTAGTAGCTTCAAAAGGAATAGAAGCAAAAACTGGCGAATTTTTAAATGAAATTTATTCAAATTTTGTTCCTGATAAAAACATTGGATTTATTTCAGGTCCTTCATTTGCAGCAGAAGTTATAAAAGGTTTACCTTGTGCTTTAGTAATAAACTCAAAATCAAAAAAACTTTATAAATCCTTTCAACCATTTTTCCCAAATTTTATAAAAACTTATTTTAGTGCAGATGTAATTGGAGCAGAAATAGCAGGAGCTTACAAAAATGTTTTAGCAATAGCTAGTGGAATTTGTGAAGGTTTACAACTAGGCAAAAATGCACAAGCTTCACTAATTGCTAGAGGACTTGTAGAGATGCAAAGATTTGGAAAATATTTTGGTGCAAAAAAATCTTCATTTTTAGGATTAAGTGGAGCGGGAGATTTATTTCTTACTGCAAATTCTACTATGAGTAGGAATTTTAGAGTTGGACTTGGATTATCTCAAAATAAAAAATTAGAAGATATATTAAAAGAGTTAGGAGAAGTTGCAGAAGGTGTTAAAACAGCTGATGCAATTCATAATTTATCAAAAAAATACTCTATTTATACTCCAATTGCAAACGAAGTAAAACTAATATTAGATGGTAAAAATCCAAAAGATAGTCTAAAAGATTTATTGAAAAATTAG
- the gatB gene encoding Asp-tRNA(Asn)/Glu-tRNA(Gln) amidotransferase subunit GatB → MFEVIIGLEVHAQLNTKSKLFCSCATSFGEEPNTNVCPTCLGLPGALPVLNKEAVHKAIMLGTALKSKINQKSVFNRKNYFYPDLPSGYQISQFEVPVVGLGELTIDFPDGRQKTIGVTRAHLENDAGKNIHAGTVSHVDLNRAGTPLLEIVSEPDMRSAEEAILYLKKLHSIVRYLGISDANMQEGSFRCDVNVSIRPKGDTNLYTRCEIKNMNSFRFIEKAIHYEVNRHIEAWEDGVHSTEIVQETRLFDPSTGETRSMRGKEDAADYRYFPDPDLLPLIITDEMISEYSNIPELPDEKKERFVKEYGLKEYDASVITASLEMANFFDEMMKEGISAKNATTWLTVELQGRLKEGVTIEESSITSKTLATLVKRIEDNTISGKAAKEVLDYLMENDSDVDSVIEKLGLKQVSDDGALLAIIDEILNANQDKVAEYKAGKEKMFGFFVGQAMKASKGSANPNKINDLLKERLA, encoded by the coding sequence ATGTTTGAAGTAATAATTGGACTAGAAGTTCATGCACAATTAAATACAAAAAGTAAACTATTTTGTTCTTGTGCAACAAGTTTTGGAGAAGAGCCAAATACAAATGTATGTCCTACTTGTTTAGGATTACCTGGAGCACTTCCTGTTTTAAATAAAGAAGCAGTTCATAAAGCTATTATGCTAGGTACTGCACTTAAATCAAAAATTAATCAAAAATCAGTATTTAATAGAAAAAACTACTTCTATCCAGATTTACCAAGTGGTTATCAAATCTCTCAATTTGAAGTTCCAGTTGTTGGACTTGGTGAATTAACTATTGATTTTCCAGATGGAAGACAAAAAACAATTGGTGTAACAAGAGCTCACTTAGAAAATGATGCAGGTAAAAATATCCATGCAGGAACTGTTTCTCATGTAGATTTAAATAGAGCTGGAACACCTCTACTTGAAATCGTAAGTGAACCTGATATGAGAAGTGCAGAAGAAGCAATCTTATATCTTAAAAAACTTCACTCAATTGTTAGATATCTTGGAATTTCTGATGCTAATATGCAAGAAGGAAGTTTTAGATGTGATGTTAATGTTTCAATTAGACCAAAAGGTGATACAAACCTATATACTAGATGTGAAATCAAAAATATGAACTCTTTTAGATTCATTGAAAAAGCAATTCATTATGAAGTAAATAGACATATTGAAGCTTGGGAAGATGGAGTTCATTCAACTGAAATCGTTCAAGAAACAAGACTTTTTGACCCAAGCACTGGTGAAACTAGAAGTATGAGAGGAAAAGAAGATGCTGCTGATTATAGATATTTTCCAGATCCAGACCTTTTACCTTTAATTATTACAGATGAAATGATAAGTGAATACTCAAATATTCCTGAGCTTCCAGATGAGAAAAAGGAAAGATTTGTAAAAGAGTATGGATTAAAAGAGTATGATGCTTCAGTTATCACAGCTTCACTTGAAATGGCTAACTTCTTTGATGAAATGATGAAAGAAGGAATTAGTGCTAAAAATGCGACTACTTGGTTAACTGTTGAATTACAAGGAAGATTAAAAGAAGGTGTTACAATTGAAGAATCTTCAATAACATCAAAAACTTTGGCAACACTTGTAAAAAGAATTGAAGACAATACAATTTCTGGAAAAGCAGCTAAAGAAGTTCTTGATTATTTAATGGAAAATGATAGTGATGTTGACTCAGTTATTGAAAAACTAGGACTAAAACAAGTAAGTGATGATGGAGCTTTATTAGCTATTATTGATGAGATTTTAAATGCAAATCAAGATAAAGTAGCTGAATATAAAGCTGGTAAAGAAAAAATGTTTGGATTCTTCGTTGGACAAGCTATGAAAGCTAGTAAAGGAAGTGCTAATCCAAATAAAATCAATGATTTATTAAAAGAAAGATTAGCTTAA
- a CDS encoding peptidylprolyl isomerase yields the protein MYKLFLSLIIGSSITYAAMVNGIALTVNDEPITLYDIDRTMAVNKVSKNEAVSYLIDKILYDQVVQENNITADVFDVNDYIEKLANANGMDVYSFKSIVKQKYPDYSVFENEAKNAVIRQKLVQKIVKGQLAIATEEDMQLYYEKNQNQFMTAKSFDVIQYASKNKNALLETLKNPLIISSEVQKAPLTLETQSLQAQMQYLLNETKINSFTPIFTANKQFVSLFITRKNGSTALSFESVKARIFNDIMSTREKKYLKDYFEKQKLTADIKIVR from the coding sequence ATGTACAAACTTTTTTTATCTCTAATTATTGGTTCAAGTATTACTTATGCAGCAATGGTAAACGGTATTGCATTGACTGTAAATGACGAACCAATCACTCTTTATGACATTGATAGAACAATGGCTGTTAACAAAGTTAGTAAAAATGAGGCTGTTAGTTACTTGATTGACAAAATTTTATATGATCAAGTAGTTCAAGAAAACAATATAACTGCTGATGTTTTTGATGTAAATGATTATATTGAAAAACTTGCAAATGCAAATGGGATGGATGTTTATTCATTTAAATCAATTGTAAAACAAAAATATCCTGATTATTCTGTTTTTGAAAATGAAGCCAAAAATGCGGTAATTAGACAAAAACTTGTTCAAAAAATTGTAAAAGGTCAATTGGCAATTGCAACTGAAGAAGATATGCAATTATATTATGAAAAAAATCAAAATCAATTTATGACTGCAAAAAGTTTTGATGTAATTCAATATGCTTCAAAAAATAAAAATGCATTATTAGAAACTTTAAAAAATCCTTTAATCATCTCTTCAGAAGTTCAAAAAGCACCTTTGACTTTAGAGACTCAAAGTTTACAAGCTCAAATGCAATATTTATTAAATGAAACAAAAATAAACTCTTTCACTCCAATATTTACAGCAAATAAACAGTTTGTTTCACTATTTATTACAAGAAAAAATGGCTCAACAGCTCTTTCATTTGAAAGTGTAAAAGCTAGAATTTTCAATGATATTATGAGTACAAGAGAAAAGAAATATCTTAAAGATTATTTTGAAAAACAAAAATTAACAGCAGATATAAAAATAGTTAGATAA